One region of Edaphobacter bradus genomic DNA includes:
- the ligA gene encoding NAD-dependent DNA ligase LigA has protein sequence MAATPEQQINSLRDELRHHEHLYYVLDSPSISDAEYDAMMNRLKALEADHPALITPDSPTQRVGGKPREGFAKVAHSRPMLSLDNAYNEDELRAWDKRVCDALPASDPPSYVCELKLDGLSLALHYSAAAHGAAQLERGLTRGDGTIGEDVTTNVRTIRSVPLSIPATKLKAAHLPASFEVRGEVILPQTAFVKMNEDRVAQGLAPAVNPRNAAAGTIRTLEPNIVAQRRLDFYAYFLLRDGEPLLPLHSETLKALATIGLRVNTHWRTANTIDEVLDFIANAEPLRDTLGYEIDGVVIKVDSAAQQRRLGFTGKAPRWAIAYKFPARAATTRLDDVLFQVGRTGKVTPVAALAPIFVGGTTVSRATLHNADEIERLGVRIGDLVEVERGGDVIPKITRVVEEPNATTARHKITFPADCPRCKTPLVREEGEVDFRCINASCPARLEEELRHFASRSVMNIEGLGEVMVSQLLGHTIAEHEAEASMGQNGDAPTEAPTRKALVHSLADIYHLKKEDLLHLERIGEKTADSLLEQIENSKKQPLNRVLLGLGIRHVGERTAQALAEEFGSMDALIAASVEDLTRINDVGPKVAEAIREFFDNRKNLDLVERLRKAGLTFTAEKRVRGTRLEGLTFVLTGTLPTLTREEAKEKIEAAGGRVSGSVSKKTDYVVAGEEAGSKLDKANALGVKVLDEAALLELLG, from the coding sequence ATGGCGGCCACGCCCGAACAACAGATCAACTCCCTCCGCGACGAGCTGCGCCACCACGAGCATCTCTACTACGTCCTCGACTCGCCCTCCATCTCCGACGCTGAGTACGACGCGATGATGAACCGTCTCAAGGCGCTCGAGGCCGACCACCCCGCGCTCATCACCCCCGACTCGCCCACGCAGCGCGTCGGAGGCAAGCCCCGCGAGGGCTTCGCCAAAGTCGCGCACTCCCGCCCCATGCTCTCGCTCGACAACGCCTACAACGAGGACGAGCTCCGCGCCTGGGACAAGCGTGTTTGCGACGCCCTCCCCGCCAGCGACCCGCCGAGTTATGTCTGCGAGCTGAAACTCGACGGCCTCTCGCTCGCGCTTCACTACTCCGCAGCCGCACACGGAGCCGCCCAGCTCGAACGCGGCCTCACCCGCGGCGACGGAACCATCGGCGAGGACGTAACCACCAACGTCCGCACCATCCGTTCCGTCCCGCTCAGCATCCCCGCGACAAAACTCAAAGCCGCTCATCTGCCTGCATCGTTCGAAGTCCGCGGCGAGGTCATCCTCCCGCAGACCGCCTTCGTCAAAATGAACGAAGACCGCGTAGCCCAGGGACTCGCCCCCGCGGTCAATCCGCGCAACGCCGCCGCCGGAACCATCCGCACCCTCGAGCCCAACATCGTCGCGCAGCGCCGCCTCGACTTCTACGCCTACTTCCTCCTCCGCGACGGCGAGCCGCTCCTCCCGCTCCACTCCGAGACCCTCAAGGCCCTCGCCACGATCGGTCTCCGCGTCAACACCCACTGGCGCACCGCCAACACCATCGACGAAGTTCTCGACTTCATCGCAAACGCCGAGCCCCTCCGCGACACCCTCGGCTACGAGATCGATGGCGTCGTCATCAAGGTCGACTCCGCCGCGCAGCAGCGCCGCCTCGGCTTCACCGGCAAGGCTCCGCGCTGGGCCATCGCCTACAAGTTCCCCGCGCGCGCCGCAACCACGCGCCTCGACGACGTCCTCTTCCAGGTCGGCCGCACCGGTAAGGTCACGCCCGTCGCCGCGCTCGCGCCCATCTTCGTCGGAGGCACCACGGTCTCCCGCGCCACGCTCCACAACGCCGACGAGATCGAGCGTCTCGGCGTCCGAATCGGCGACCTCGTCGAGGTCGAGCGCGGAGGCGACGTCATCCCCAAGATCACCCGCGTCGTCGAGGAACCCAACGCAACAACCGCCCGCCACAAGATCACCTTCCCCGCCGACTGCCCGCGCTGCAAAACCCCGCTAGTCCGCGAAGAGGGCGAGGTCGACTTCCGCTGCATCAACGCCAGCTGCCCCGCGCGCCTCGAAGAAGAGCTCCGCCACTTCGCCTCGCGCTCCGTCATGAACATCGAAGGCCTCGGCGAAGTCATGGTCTCGCAACTCCTCGGCCACACCATCGCCGAGCATGAAGCCGAAGCATCCATGGGACAGAACGGCGACGCGCCTACCGAAGCTCCCACGCGCAAGGCCCTCGTTCACTCCCTCGCCGACATCTACCACCTCAAAAAAGAAGACCTCCTCCATCTCGAACGCATCGGTGAGAAGACAGCCGACTCGCTCCTCGAACAGATCGAAAACTCAAAGAAGCAGCCGCTCAACCGCGTCCTCCTCGGCCTCGGCATCCGCCACGTCGGCGAGCGCACCGCGCAGGCCCTCGCAGAGGAGTTCGGCAGCATGGACGCGCTCATCGCCGCGAGCGTTGAAGACCTCACCCGCATCAACGACGTCGGCCCCAAGGTCGCCGAGGCCATCCGCGAGTTCTTCGACAACAGGAAAAACCTCGATCTCGTCGAACGCCTCCGCAAAGCCGGACTCACCTTCACCGCGGAGAAGCGCGTCCGCGGAACCAGGCTCGAAGGCCTCACCTTCGTCCTCACCGGCACGCTCCCCACTCTCACCCGCGAGGAAGCAAAAGAAAAGATCGAAGCCGCCGGAGGCCGAGTCTCAGGCTCCGTCAGCAAGAAGACCGACTACGTAGTAGCCGGAGAAGAGGCCGGCTCCAAACTCGACAAAGCCAACGCCCTCGGGGTCAAAGTCCTCGACGAAGCCGCCCTCCTCGAACTCTTAGGCTAG
- a CDS encoding STAS domain-containing protein produces MTVSQIWKSTKFTIERSQGKVPGTVIFRLSGPFTARDMHGSLSPIALRNTFESEADGGSEAVHILDLTEVPYMDSAGLGMIVSHYVRCQSKGIRLFAAGVSPRILQLFQMTKTENLFPMIASVEEADRP; encoded by the coding sequence ATGACGGTATCTCAAATCTGGAAGAGTACAAAGTTCACCATCGAACGCAGCCAAGGCAAAGTGCCCGGGACGGTGATCTTCCGGTTGTCCGGACCTTTTACGGCGCGCGACATGCACGGCTCGCTGTCGCCGATTGCGCTCCGCAACACCTTCGAGTCGGAGGCAGACGGCGGGAGCGAGGCGGTTCATATTCTCGATCTGACCGAGGTGCCGTACATGGATTCCGCCGGCCTCGGCATGATCGTCAGCCACTATGTGCGGTGTCAGAGCAAAGGGATTCGGCTGTTTGCTGCGGGAGTGAGTCCTCGCATTCTGCAACTCTTTCAGATGACGAAGACGGAGAATCTGTTTCCGATGATTGCGAGCGTCGAAGAGGCCGATCGGCCATAA
- a CDS encoding DUF2199 domain-containing protein produces MSYTCSVCNETHPGPPYVWGPGPEAPDAWNRATASRQEDGELGTDQCVFPDGDKPRCFVIGRLEIPVVGEQEPFAWLVWVEVQASDFFGMSEKWHQEGRETTPPYSGLLANHLSIYEHETLGLPIRLHTRSVGERPYIEVIGEHQLQSEQRNGIPESRVREIAERLSH; encoded by the coding sequence ATGTCTTATACCTGTAGCGTTTGCAATGAGACCCATCCTGGTCCTCCATATGTTTGGGGACCCGGACCCGAAGCACCTGACGCGTGGAATCGCGCAACAGCATCCCGACAAGAGGACGGAGAGTTAGGCACGGACCAGTGCGTCTTCCCAGATGGTGATAAACCGAGATGCTTCGTAATTGGCCGCCTAGAAATTCCAGTTGTTGGAGAGCAGGAGCCATTCGCGTGGCTGGTTTGGGTTGAGGTTCAGGCGAGCGATTTCTTTGGCATGAGTGAAAAGTGGCATCAAGAAGGACGTGAGACCACACCACCCTACAGCGGCCTTCTGGCAAATCATCTTTCAATCTATGAGCATGAGACTCTTGGGTTGCCCATCCGCTTGCACACGAGATCGGTAGGCGAGCGACCATATATCGAGGTTATTGGCGAACATCAATTGCAATCTGAACAGCGAAATGGCATCCCCGAGTCGCGAGTTCGGGAGATTGCAGAGCGTTTGAGCCACTGA
- a CDS encoding beta-lactamase family protein, with protein sequence MNIFEGKNLTNAYLFAYLCALLVPQIHSQTAQSAQQRMQAVQGRLSRYVAIRGGKTDDMNLDSQMKALGVPAVSIAAIRNGAIDWARAYCVCSIEGVPVSTETLFGAASIAKPVTAFGVLKLVEQGKIDLDANVNQYLTRWKIPDNQFTVKQKVTVRELLNHTSGIGTHNGEIYDPSSPIPTLLQLLEGEKPARTPPVRVEAVPGTKFAYSNGGYLVLSLLIEDVTGESFAPYMKRTVLDPIGMKHSTFDAPLPLKWRARAATAYGADGKLSVPPSKFVEPNLAAGGLWSTATDLAKFLLEVQSEYDGQSHKVLQQQTVRMMVSPDKGITSPRRWGLGFEVGGSQENPYIRHEGSAFFQDDMVEYLDGNGIVVMTSGGGGGELAEEVIRSAGTVYDFPDFKSIEHSVVDLPASIMGAYVGTYAYIKVALEDDHLTAEIPSGSPAARLYPESPTRFFVLDGPQELSFLYDSQQNVTGVEFITPMGHHRLDRSPQH encoded by the coding sequence ATGAATATCTTTGAGGGTAAGAATCTGACTAACGCGTACTTATTCGCATATCTCTGCGCTCTGTTGGTACCCCAGATCCACAGTCAAACGGCTCAGTCTGCTCAACAGCGTATGCAGGCTGTGCAGGGTCGCCTTTCTCGGTACGTCGCCATTCGCGGCGGCAAGACTGACGATATGAATCTGGACTCACAGATGAAGGCGCTCGGCGTTCCCGCAGTGAGTATCGCTGCCATCCGAAATGGCGCGATCGACTGGGCGCGGGCTTATTGCGTTTGCTCCATTGAAGGCGTGCCCGTATCGACAGAGACATTGTTCGGAGCGGCTTCCATTGCGAAACCCGTTACGGCCTTTGGAGTACTCAAACTTGTGGAACAGGGCAAGATCGATCTGGATGCGAACGTCAATCAGTACCTGACACGATGGAAGATTCCGGACAATCAGTTCACCGTGAAGCAGAAGGTCACGGTCCGTGAACTTCTCAACCACACTTCGGGCATCGGGACACATAACGGCGAAATCTATGACCCTAGTTCACCGATACCCACACTGCTTCAACTTCTGGAGGGTGAGAAGCCCGCGAGAACGCCGCCAGTTCGTGTTGAGGCCGTCCCAGGCACGAAGTTCGCTTATTCCAACGGTGGCTATCTCGTGCTTTCCCTGCTGATCGAAGATGTCACGGGAGAATCGTTCGCCCCATACATGAAACGAACTGTGCTCGACCCGATCGGGATGAAGCACAGCACCTTCGACGCGCCACTTCCGTTGAAATGGCGCGCGCGTGCGGCCACAGCCTATGGAGCAGACGGAAAACTGTCAGTCCCTCCATCAAAGTTCGTGGAACCGAACTTGGCTGCCGGTGGGCTCTGGTCCACAGCTACCGATTTGGCAAAATTTCTCCTGGAAGTTCAGAGCGAATACGACGGACAATCGCACAAGGTCCTTCAGCAGCAAACCGTACGCATGATGGTTTCGCCTGACAAGGGCATTACCTCACCCAGGCGATGGGGGCTTGGTTTCGAAGTCGGTGGTAGCCAAGAAAATCCTTATATCCGTCACGAGGGGTCAGCATTTTTTCAAGACGACATGGTGGAGTATCTCGACGGCAACGGCATTGTCGTAATGACCAGCGGCGGTGGAGGCGGAGAGCTCGCAGAAGAAGTCATTCGCAGTGCAGGAACGGTATATGACTTTCCCGATTTCAAGTCAATTGAACACTCTGTTGTGGACCTTCCGGCCTCTATTATGGGTGCTTACGTCGGAACCTATGCCTATATCAAGGTGGCTCTGGAGGACGACCATCTTACGGCAGAGATTCCGTCTGGATCGCCCGCCGCCCGGCTTTACCCGGAATCGCCCACGCGGTTCTTCGTCCTTGATGGACCGCAGGAACTGTCTTTCCTTTACGACTCGCAGCAGAACGTCACCGGCGTGGAGTTTATCACTCCCATGGGTCATCATCGGCTGGACAGGAGTCCACAGCACTGA
- a CDS encoding phosphoenolpyruvate carboxykinase (ATP) yields MMTRRTATEPLLPTAVDPILAKAGLPLRATFFPLGFPVEVATNSHAVLAAARESWGRFQRRSAHTPLTICLGVASDADASSSLPPAPVCRARGHLMSHIADAYNFIHCDLHTGFSFGWITPQTAESPLYLRYHLLECAALCMIAALRATPLHAACVTVSGHGMLFCGDSGAGKSSLAFAGARSGWTFTSDDSSYLLLDCDRTIVGNCHQLRLRDSGTQLFPELEGRTVTPRATGKPSIEIPTAELPGFLTSESASIQSIVFLNRSNVRTPELVPYPWEKANAWFQQFPYDTASTRAAQQAALSHLLEVPIFELRYTGLDWAIDRLNTLALTGS; encoded by the coding sequence ATGATGACACGCCGCACCGCAACGGAACCGCTCCTGCCAACCGCAGTCGACCCGATTCTCGCCAAGGCAGGCCTTCCGCTGCGCGCCACCTTTTTCCCGCTCGGCTTTCCTGTGGAGGTAGCCACCAACTCGCATGCAGTTCTCGCTGCGGCCAGAGAAAGCTGGGGCCGCTTCCAGAGGCGATCCGCACATACACCGCTGACAATCTGTCTCGGCGTCGCCTCCGACGCCGATGCTTCTTCCTCGCTTCCTCCTGCTCCGGTCTGCCGCGCTCGAGGCCACCTAATGTCTCACATCGCTGACGCCTACAACTTCATTCACTGCGATCTCCACACCGGCTTCTCCTTCGGATGGATCACTCCGCAGACGGCTGAGTCTCCTCTCTACCTTCGTTATCACCTCCTTGAATGTGCGGCGCTGTGCATGATCGCCGCACTGCGCGCCACACCACTGCACGCTGCCTGTGTCACTGTCTCCGGGCACGGCATGCTTTTCTGCGGCGACTCCGGAGCAGGCAAGTCCTCGCTCGCCTTTGCCGGCGCACGCTCTGGCTGGACCTTCACGAGCGATGACTCCAGCTATCTCCTCCTCGACTGCGACAGAACCATTGTGGGCAACTGTCATCAGCTCCGGCTCCGCGATTCCGGCACGCAACTCTTCCCGGAGCTGGAAGGCCGCACCGTCACGCCACGCGCGACCGGCAAGCCCTCCATCGAGATCCCAACGGCAGAGCTCCCAGGGTTTCTCACCTCGGAGTCCGCAAGCATTCAATCCATCGTCTTTCTCAATCGCAGCAACGTACGGACCCCTGAACTCGTCCCGTATCCGTGGGAGAAAGCAAATGCCTGGTTCCAGCAGTTTCCTTACGACACTGCTTCAACACGCGCCGCGCAACAAGCAGCGCTCTCACATCTGCTCGAGGTTCCGATCTTTGAGCTTCGCTACACAGGTTTGGATTGGGCTATCGACCGGCTCAACACGCTCGCGCTGACAGGAAGCTAG
- a CDS encoding cupredoxin domain-containing protein: MKKFYRSLLTLFIGGLMTQALPLCHAETPNRTIEVHAHRFAFVPSEITLKPGETVTLHLISDDVTHSLLIPGLRINQVVSKGHPEDVIVTPSSTGDFRGECGTFCGGGHGKMLFVVHVKE, translated from the coding sequence GTGAAGAAATTTTATCGAAGCCTGCTTACATTGTTTATCGGTGGCCTTATGACACAGGCTCTCCCTCTGTGTCACGCGGAGACGCCCAACCGCACAATTGAGGTCCATGCGCACCGGTTTGCTTTTGTCCCGTCGGAGATCACGCTCAAACCCGGTGAGACGGTCACGCTGCACCTCATCTCGGACGATGTTACCCACAGCCTTTTGATTCCCGGGCTCAGGATTAACCAGGTGGTCAGCAAAGGCCATCCCGAAGACGTCATCGTTACGCCCAGCAGCACAGGCGACTTCCGCGGCGAGTGCGGCACCTTCTGCGGCGGAGGTCACGGAAAGATGCTTTTTGTGGTCCATGTTAAGGAATAG
- a CDS encoding TonB-dependent receptor translates to MQSSIRRCAWIARAVVLLIASSALRAQTPGTGAIAGTVTDPSGAALAKAQVTVVNEETHVARRAMASVEGVFRVSLLLPGTYSISAEAAGFAVGVMKGVQVNASETATAELRLAVGATSQSLEVTSDPDLAQLENSMLGRVVNEETIQSLPLANRNYTQIIALSPGVVVELANAAALGRNSQNVSANGNKTTSNNIQFNGIDANNLSQNSATGYQAEVGTAIPAPDTIEQFKVQTSGFDAGYGRGAGANVDVISKAGGNRWHGSAWEYLRNDVLNANDFFAKQNGQPRPVLKQNQFGFTIGGPIRRDKLFFFAAYQSSTQRNGDSSLSLVTAILPQLGSDRSAAALGAQFCPANHPGNPGYQTFAGGAQIACDGSNINPVALKFLNFKYPNGQYAIPSPQTLLPADSASLPIGESTFSIPAKYREDQYTGNLDYVVTEKNQLAGRFFYSRATTNEPFSPFGATVPGWGTNELDQNDMFVLADTHVFNSRVVNVARFGFIRFDGIAVIAQPINASDVGMATPGDLPETPGLTIDGLFTIGTAGQPHYYQNTNTYVWQDTVSITHGLHSLRLGVEAKRHEVDVDVPFVSDGFLEFRTLPDFLVGQNATQNGSTISNIFASTASSGIFRKDERYTDFAGFVQDDFRLNPRLTLNLGLRYEIFGPPSDTHGRLPTFDPTIASLSVPESGSLSGFILPANYKGPLPQDVIKSSHNGLWAANYSDISPRIGFAARVLNSPLLVLRGGYGIYYDRMSGDLAEQTVGQPPFSFKQSLQGAQNAGASFANPYVPALPPNSSFPIFLPRVPGGGLSLAAIDPRLHDPYIQQYNLNLQYEISQNLLLEVGYVGAKSTHVPGCIEFNQALLASPQSPVNGETTNTLENIVQRLPYEGIAQGSYTCKTAFDTRYNGLETSVTKRLSHGLEFLGSYTWSKNLNTTSGSGGLSNFELGFLTNDQHNQSQARGLDDFDRTHRGVLSLVYTTPRLATAPMAVRQAVSNWLLSTVTVVESGTPVTAIDSNAGSIYGNLSGFNRAECTGINPGTSGSLFSRLNGYLNPAAFTDAPAIGDGTDFGNCGVGILRAPWQRNIDFALERTFPLREAGTLRFRTEFFNLTNTANFGGPISNRVAGAAFGLITSTTANPRIIQFALKYAF, encoded by the coding sequence ATGCAGAGTTCAATTAGGCGGTGCGCTTGGATTGCACGCGCAGTTGTTTTGCTGATAGCGAGCAGCGCGCTCCGTGCGCAGACGCCGGGCACCGGCGCGATTGCAGGAACCGTGACCGATCCCTCCGGCGCGGCGCTCGCCAAGGCTCAGGTGACGGTGGTCAACGAGGAGACGCATGTTGCGCGGCGCGCGATGGCCTCAGTAGAGGGAGTATTTCGGGTCTCGCTGCTGCTGCCGGGGACGTACTCGATCTCGGCGGAGGCTGCGGGATTCGCCGTGGGGGTCATGAAGGGCGTGCAGGTGAACGCGAGCGAGACGGCGACGGCGGAGCTCAGGCTCGCTGTGGGAGCGACAAGTCAGAGCCTCGAAGTCACCAGCGATCCAGACCTGGCGCAGCTTGAGAACTCAATGCTGGGGCGCGTCGTCAATGAGGAGACGATCCAGTCGCTGCCCCTTGCAAACCGCAACTACACGCAGATCATCGCGCTATCGCCCGGAGTCGTGGTGGAGCTGGCCAATGCCGCGGCGCTGGGGAGGAACAGCCAGAACGTCTCTGCGAACGGGAACAAGACGACGTCGAACAACATTCAGTTCAATGGCATCGACGCCAACAATCTGTCGCAAAACTCAGCCACCGGATATCAGGCCGAAGTAGGCACCGCGATTCCGGCTCCGGACACGATCGAGCAGTTCAAGGTGCAGACCAGCGGGTTCGACGCTGGCTATGGCAGAGGCGCAGGCGCCAACGTCGACGTCATCAGCAAGGCTGGCGGCAACCGGTGGCATGGCAGCGCATGGGAGTATCTGCGCAACGATGTGCTGAACGCGAACGACTTCTTCGCCAAGCAGAACGGACAGCCGAGGCCGGTGCTGAAGCAGAACCAGTTTGGATTCACGATCGGCGGGCCCATTCGGCGCGATAAGCTGTTTTTCTTTGCCGCGTACCAGAGCTCGACGCAGCGCAACGGCGATTCAAGCCTCTCGCTGGTGACGGCGATTCTTCCGCAACTGGGGAGCGATCGCTCCGCCGCGGCTCTCGGCGCGCAGTTCTGCCCGGCAAATCATCCCGGCAATCCCGGCTACCAGACGTTCGCCGGCGGTGCGCAGATCGCCTGCGATGGATCGAACATCAATCCGGTCGCATTGAAGTTTCTCAACTTTAAGTATCCAAATGGCCAGTATGCGATTCCGAGCCCTCAGACGTTGCTGCCGGCCGATTCGGCGAGCTTGCCGATCGGCGAATCGACCTTCTCGATCCCGGCTAAGTACCGCGAGGACCAGTACACGGGAAATCTCGACTACGTCGTGACAGAGAAGAACCAGCTCGCCGGCAGGTTCTTCTACTCGCGTGCGACGACGAACGAGCCGTTTTCTCCCTTCGGCGCGACCGTGCCGGGATGGGGAACCAACGAACTCGACCAGAACGACATGTTTGTTCTCGCAGACACGCATGTGTTCAACTCCCGCGTTGTGAACGTCGCACGCTTCGGGTTTATACGCTTTGACGGCATCGCTGTGATCGCCCAGCCCATCAACGCCTCCGATGTCGGCATGGCTACGCCCGGAGACCTGCCCGAGACTCCCGGCCTCACGATCGATGGTCTGTTCACCATCGGTACGGCGGGCCAGCCCCACTACTACCAGAACACCAACACCTATGTGTGGCAGGACACCGTGTCCATCACGCACGGGCTGCACAGCCTGCGCCTCGGCGTCGAAGCCAAGCGCCACGAGGTCGACGTGGACGTCCCCTTTGTGAGCGATGGCTTTCTGGAGTTCCGGACGCTGCCCGACTTTCTGGTCGGCCAGAACGCCACACAGAACGGCAGCACGATCAGCAACATCTTCGCCTCGACCGCTTCGTCGGGCATCTTCCGCAAGGACGAGCGCTACACCGACTTCGCCGGCTTCGTGCAGGACGACTTCAGGCTGAACCCACGACTAACGCTCAACCTCGGTCTGCGTTATGAGATCTTTGGCCCGCCGTCGGACACGCACGGCAGGCTCCCAACCTTCGACCCCACTATCGCTTCGCTGTCGGTTCCAGAGAGCGGCTCCTTGAGCGGCTTCATCCTGCCGGCGAACTACAAGGGGCCGCTGCCGCAGGACGTGATCAAGTCATCGCACAACGGGCTCTGGGCCGCGAACTACAGCGATATCTCGCCGCGCATCGGCTTTGCGGCCAGAGTGCTGAACTCGCCTCTGCTCGTGCTTCGCGGGGGCTACGGCATCTACTACGACCGCATGTCCGGCGATCTCGCCGAGCAGACCGTCGGGCAGCCTCCGTTCTCCTTCAAGCAGTCGTTGCAGGGCGCTCAGAACGCAGGCGCGTCGTTTGCGAACCCCTATGTTCCGGCGCTGCCGCCAAACTCGAGCTTCCCCATCTTCCTGCCGCGCGTCCCCGGTGGAGGCCTATCGCTGGCGGCGATCGATCCGCGCCTGCACGATCCTTACATCCAGCAGTACAACCTCAACCTCCAGTACGAAATCTCGCAGAACCTTCTCCTGGAGGTCGGCTACGTCGGCGCGAAGTCGACGCACGTTCCGGGCTGCATCGAGTTCAATCAGGCGCTGCTGGCAAGTCCGCAGAGTCCGGTGAACGGAGAGACGACGAACACGCTCGAGAACATCGTACAGCGCCTGCCCTACGAGGGAATCGCGCAGGGCTCCTATACCTGCAAGACAGCTTTTGACACGCGCTACAACGGGCTTGAGACCAGCGTGACGAAACGGCTCTCGCACGGCCTCGAGTTTCTCGGCAGCTACACGTGGTCGAAGAACCTCAATACGACGAGTGGCTCAGGCGGGCTGTCGAACTTCGAGCTTGGCTTCCTGACCAACGACCAGCACAATCAGAGCCAGGCGCGCGGGCTGGACGACTTTGATCGTACGCATCGCGGCGTGCTCAGCCTCGTCTACACCACTCCACGGCTTGCCACCGCGCCGATGGCCGTGCGCCAGGCAGTCTCCAACTGGCTGCTTTCCACGGTTACAGTGGTGGAGTCTGGAACCCCAGTGACGGCGATTGACAGCAACGCGGGCAGCATCTACGGGAACCTCTCCGGCTTCAATCGCGCGGAGTGCACGGGCATCAATCCGGGCACGTCGGGTTCGCTGTTCTCGCGCCTCAACGGGTACCTCAATCCTGCCGCCTTCACCGATGCGCCGGCCATCGGCGACGGCACGGACTTCGGCAACTGCGGCGTCGGAATTCTGCGTGCACCGTGGCAGCGGAACATCGACTTCGCGCTGGAGAGGACCTTCCCTCTCCGCGAGGCCGGCACTTTGAGGTTCCGCACAGAGTTCTTCAACCTCACCAACACGGCAAACTTCGGCGGGCCGATCAGCAACCGCGTGGCCGGCGCGGCGTTCGGACTGATCACCTCGACCACCGCCAACCCGAGAATCATTCAGTTTGCGCTGAAGTATGCCTTCTGA
- a CDS encoding c-type cytochrome — MRRSFVAVIGCAALALAGCRATPPGRAETAVMQWTKRNITVKGTHDKNPIAATAESIEAGKHAFGFYCVVCHGRDAQNTGVPFAASISPPIPSLASTEVQRYTDGQLKWIIENGISPSGMPASKGILSGDDMWAIVVYLRHLPPAGSLGEPRAYSGEEYAK, encoded by the coding sequence ATGCGCCGCTCTTTCGTTGCCGTCATCGGATGCGCCGCACTCGCCCTCGCCGGCTGCAGGGCCACTCCGCCTGGCCGTGCTGAGACTGCTGTTATGCAGTGGACCAAGCGCAACATCACGGTGAAAGGCACGCACGACAAGAACCCCATCGCTGCCACGGCCGAAAGCATCGAAGCCGGCAAGCATGCCTTTGGTTTCTACTGCGTCGTCTGCCACGGCCGCGACGCGCAGAACACCGGCGTTCCCTTTGCCGCGAGCATCTCGCCGCCCATCCCGTCGCTTGCATCGACTGAGGTCCAGCGATACACCGACGGGCAACTGAAATGGATCATCGAAAACGGCATCTCGCCCTCAGGCATGCCAGCCTCAAAAGGCATCCTCAGCGGGGACGATATGTGGGCCATCGTCGTCTACCTTCGCCATCTTCCACCCGCCGGCAGCCTCGGCGAACCACGCGCTTACTCCGGTGAGGAATATGCCAAGTAA